GCGCAGAAACGTACCGGTCAGGCGGCGCACGATCTCCTGCGCCACCTCAAACAGCGTCATGCGCGGCCCCGACCCCGTCGGGCATTGAACCTTGAACTCATCACCGAAAAAGCCGTAGAGATTCATCAGCGCCCTGACAATCAGCAGATTCACCGGCATCCACACCGGACCGCGCCAGTTGGAGTTTCCGCCGAACATCCCGGTATTCGATTCAGCGGGCAGGTACTGCACCTTGTAGTCCAGCCCACCGACATTGAGCACGTACGGATGGGCGAGATGATAGCGAGAGAGCGAACGAATGCCGTGCGGCCCAAGGAATTCGTTCTCGTCAAGCAGGTATCCGAGCACGCGCTCGAGTTTGTGCCTGTTCAGGATCGACAGGAGCCTGCGTTCCCGATGGCCGATGAAGCCGGCATCGCTCGGGGCCACATGCTCAACCAGCTCCGGGTAACGGTTCCGAAATTGCGCAATCAGCTCCAGCAGTCTCGGACAGCGCGAGACGCTAACGGCTTCGAAAACCGTCGACGCGCACAGCGGCAACAACCCCACCATCGACCTCACCTTCAGGCGCATGGTCTGGCCGTCAGGGAGCCGCAGCAGATCATAGAAAAATCCGTCCTGCTCGTCCCACATATCGTCCGGATGTTCGCCACGCCGGTCCATCGCATAGGCAATCCACATGAAGTGCTGGACGAACTTGAAGGCGATCTCCTCGTACATCGGGTCGTACTCAGTCAGAATGACTGCCATCTCCAGCATGGTCTGGCAATAAAACGCCATCCATGCTGTTCCGTCCGCCTGCTCAAGGGATCCGCCGGTCGGAAGCTGCGCGCTGCGATCGAATACACCGATGTTGTCCAGCCCCAGAAAGCCACCGGCGAAGACGTTGCGACCTGAAGGGTCCTTACGGTTCACCCACCAGTTGAAATTGAGCAACAGCCCCTGAAACGAGCGTTCGAGAAAGCGCGGGTCAGCGCGTCCCAGCGCTTTCTCATACTTGTAGAGCCAGAGCGTGGCGGCCGCATGCACGGGCGGATTGACGTCGCTGAAGTTCCACTCGTAGGCCGGGATCTGGCCGCTCGGGTGGACATACAGGATGCGCAGCATCAGCAGCAACTGCTCCTTGGCAAAATCGAAATCGACGAGCGCCAGGGCGACCGTATGAAAGGCGAGATCCCAGGCCGCGTACCACGGATACTCCCACTTGTCAGGCATGGAGATCACGTCGGCATTCAACATGTGAAACCACTCGATATTGCGCACATCATGCCGGGTGGCTTCGAGCAATGGATGGCTCCGGTGCTCGCGCAGCCACCGCTCGAGATCGAAGTAGTAGTACTGCTTGCCCCACAGCATGCCTGCCAGAGCCTGACGGTGCACCTGGCGCTGGTCTTCGGTCAGCGACTTTGGGGTAATGCGGTCGTAGAACGCGTCCGCATCGGCGATGCGCTCATTGAAGGTGTTCTCGAAGTCGTCGAAGACATTGCCCTGCTTGACTGCCGTCAGGCGCAACCGGATGGTCGCGCTGCCGCCGCCTGGTACGTCGCACACGTAATGGGCCGCCGCCTTGGTTCCCGTCCTGGCGGGATTCACAGCCTCGCGCTGCCCCGCAATGACGTACGCGTGGAACGCGTCCTTCACATAGGGTGACGCGTTGGGGTGATTCCACAGACGCTGTGCGTTGCTTTCGTTTTCCGTGAATAGCAGTTCTGTTGCGCCGTCGCAATAGAGCCAGTAGTCACCCAGCTCATGATGCGTCGCGTGAATGACGCCCGGGCCCGCTTCACATAGCAATGGCCTGCGATCGTCGTAGCCCCACGACCAGGTATTGCGAAACCATAAAGTCGGCAGGACCCGTAGCCGTGCCCCTTCCCGTGCGCGGTTGTGCACACGGATGTGCAGAAAGATGTCTTCCGGACCTGCCTTCGCATACTCGACGAACACGTCGAAATACCGGTCGTCATCAAAGACGCCGGTATCGAGCAATTCGTACTCGAGTTCGTCCCGCGATCGTTTCCGGTTGGTCTCGACCAGATCCCGGTACGGATATTCCCGCTGCGGATACTTGTACAGATACTTCATGTACGAGTGCGTGGGCGTGCTGTCGACGTAAAAGTAATATTCCTTCACGTCTTCACCATGATTGCCCTCGCTATTGGTCAGGCCGAAGAGGCGTTCCTTGAGAATCGCGTCGCGCTCGTTCCATAGTGCAAGCGCAAAGCACAACCGCTGCTGATCGTCGCACAGTCCACCGAGCCCGTCCTCCCCCCATCTGTAGGCGCGCGAGCGGGAATGATCATGGGTGAAATAGTTCCAGGCGTTGCCGTCTTCGCTGTAGTCTTCGCGGACCGTGCCCCACTGTCGCTCGCTGAGGTACGGCCCCCACTTCTTCCAGGGTACTTGCGCGGTACGCGCGTCGTTCAGGCGCCTTTCTTCTGCGACATCGACGATTACAGGACACATGTTTTGCCTCCGTAACGGCGTACGGTCTCGATCTCAAAACGCGCGAAGACGCATTGGTATTTCTGAATTGTCCTCGAACGACGCGAGGGTGCCGATCGGTCCATTTTCGCCTGCCCATGCCCAACTATTCACGTAAGCGGCGTGTCGACGAACGTCCCGCGGATACTTTCACAATGTAGGAGTCGGCACGAAGCAAGGCAACACGGTGTTGGGGGGGATGAGACAACAAACGACCGCTTACCGCCGCGCGATCCGGTTTCTTATTCCCTACAGTCGGACGCTCGATTTTGTCGACAAAGGCCGCGCACGCGCGATCGCAAGCCTGTGCGCGAGCTGGTCGTCACCGGGCCAAAGTCCCCCACGCTCTCGAAGCTCGATGATCTTTCGGGAAAACAGGTTTATAAGCGCTTCGTCATGCTTGCGGCGCTGGGTTTCCAGGAATCACGGCTCAACCAGTCCGCGCGCAGCCGCGTCGGGGCACTAGCCGGTCCAGGACCCGATGTTGAGGACGATACGTGCGACCGGGTTGTCGTCGGCGGTCTTCGGAAAGAACTTGATCTGGGCGAACGTTGCGAGACCGAAAGCGACTACCACGAGCGTTGCAGACGCTGCGATGCGGTTGATGTATTTCACAGTTACCTCTTTTTGATGGTGCAACCAGGAACCGACGAAGCTGATAGGAGCGCCGAATCTC
The genomic region above belongs to Paraburkholderia sp. HP33-1 and contains:
- a CDS encoding MGH1-like glycoside hydrolase domain-containing protein; this translates as MCPVIVDVAEERRLNDARTAQVPWKKWGPYLSERQWGTVREDYSEDGNAWNYFTHDHSRSRAYRWGEDGLGGLCDDQQRLCFALALWNERDAILKERLFGLTNSEGNHGEDVKEYYFYVDSTPTHSYMKYLYKYPQREYPYRDLVETNRKRSRDELEYELLDTGVFDDDRYFDVFVEYAKAGPEDIFLHIRVHNRAREGARLRVLPTLWFRNTWSWGYDDRRPLLCEAGPGVIHATHHELGDYWLYCDGATELLFTENESNAQRLWNHPNASPYVKDAFHAYVIAGQREAVNPARTGTKAAAHYVCDVPGGGSATIRLRLTAVKQGNVFDDFENTFNERIADADAFYDRITPKSLTEDQRQVHRQALAGMLWGKQYYYFDLERWLREHRSHPLLEATRHDVRNIEWFHMLNADVISMPDKWEYPWYAAWDLAFHTVALALVDFDFAKEQLLLMLRILYVHPSGQIPAYEWNFSDVNPPVHAAATLWLYKYEKALGRADPRFLERSFQGLLLNFNWWVNRKDPSGRNVFAGGFLGLDNIGVFDRSAQLPTGGSLEQADGTAWMAFYCQTMLEMAVILTEYDPMYEEIAFKFVQHFMWIAYAMDRRGEHPDDMWDEQDGFFYDLLRLPDGQTMRLKVRSMVGLLPLCASTVFEAVSVSRCPRLLELIAQFRNRYPELVEHVAPSDAGFIGHRERRLLSILNRHKLERVLGYLLDENEFLGPHGIRSLSRYHLAHPYVLNVGGLDYKVQYLPAESNTGMFGGNSNWRGPVWMPVNLLIVRALMNLYGFFGDEFKVQCPTGSGPRMTLFEVAQEIVRRLTGTFLRNADGRRPVYGGTDKFQDDPHWRDLILFYEYFHGDNGAGLGASHQTGWTGLVAPLLDLFGRIDAQTVLESDRWRVMAGVAGQRLGEEQRDAM